One region of Thiorhodovibrio frisius genomic DNA includes:
- the cysM gene encoding cysteine synthase CysM, translated as MNYSTIESLIGNTPQVALQRLPGETSNTILAKLEGQNPAGSVKDRAALSMIQRAEQRGAIKPGDTLIEATSGNTGIALAMAAAIKGYRMLLVMPENMSVERRQSMAAFGAEIRLTPKDGSMEAAIDLARELEAKGEGVRLDQFSNSDNPEAHFETTGPEIWRDTQGKLTHFVSAMGTTGTIMGVSRYLKQCSASVQIVGVQPEEGSSIPGIRRWPTEYLPKIYDPKRVDRIIDISQLEAEETTRRLAAEEGIFAGISSGGAVAAALRLSREQEGAVIVVIVCDRGDRYLSTGVFPA; from the coding sequence ATGAACTACTCAACCATCGAATCCCTCATCGGGAACACCCCGCAGGTAGCGCTGCAACGGCTGCCGGGTGAGACCAGCAACACCATTCTCGCCAAGCTTGAGGGCCAGAATCCGGCCGGCTCGGTGAAGGACCGCGCGGCGCTCAGTATGATTCAGCGTGCCGAGCAGCGCGGTGCCATCAAGCCCGGTGATACCTTGATTGAAGCCACTAGTGGCAATACTGGCATTGCGCTGGCCATGGCGGCGGCTATCAAGGGGTATCGCATGCTGTTGGTTATGCCGGAAAACATGAGCGTCGAGCGGCGCCAGTCTATGGCCGCCTTTGGTGCCGAGATTCGCCTGACGCCAAAGGATGGCAGCATGGAGGCGGCGATCGATCTGGCACGCGAGCTGGAGGCCAAGGGGGAGGGCGTGCGTTTGGATCAGTTCTCCAATTCGGACAATCCGGAAGCCCACTTCGAGACTACAGGCCCAGAAATCTGGCGCGATACCCAGGGGAAACTGACCCACTTCGTCAGTGCCATGGGCACCACGGGCACCATCATGGGGGTGAGCCGCTACCTCAAGCAGTGCAGCGCAAGTGTGCAGATCGTTGGGGTGCAGCCGGAAGAGGGCTCCAGTATCCCCGGCATCCGCCGCTGGCCGACAGAATACTTGCCCAAGATCTATGACCCCAAGCGCGTGGATCGCATCATCGACATCAGCCAGCTTGAGGCCGAGGAAACCACCCGCCGACTGGCGGCGGAGGAGGGCATCTTTGCCGGCATTTCCTCCGGCGGCGCCGTTGCTGCGGCGCTGCGGCTATCGCGCGAGCAGGAAGGCGCCGTGATTGTTGTGATTGTCTGCGACCGGGGCGATCGCTACCTCTCCACCGGCGTGTTTCCAGCCTGA
- a CDS encoding DUF4160 domain-containing protein encodes MPLISVFFGIVIRMWHDDHPPPHIHVEYQGFEALVDIRTGRISQGGLPRKVAAIVAEWCQVHQDELMHNWNRAQRFEPLQPIQGQIVIKLLEARYLGHCRLELLFSDGHLGVFDVGAYLAARSGPLLDELHSESYLQRFLIDAGALGWPNGLELSPMRLYELCEAREAA; translated from the coding sequence ATGCCACTGATTTCAGTTTTCTTCGGTATTGTGATCCGGATGTGGCATGACGACCATCCGCCGCCTCATATCCATGTTGAATACCAGGGATTCGAGGCATTGGTCGACATTCGCACAGGTCGCATCAGTCAAGGGGGTTTGCCGCGCAAAGTCGCGGCGATTGTGGCGGAATGGTGTCAGGTGCACCAGGACGAATTGATGCATAACTGGAACCGCGCGCAGCGGTTCGAGCCTCTTCAACCTATTCAGGGGCAGATCGTGATTAAACTGCTTGAAGCGCGATATCTCGGCCATTGTCGATTGGAGCTGCTGTTTTCCGATGGGCATCTTGGCGTCTTTGATGTTGGTGCTTATCTGGCTGCGCGCAGCGGCCCCTTGCTCGATGAACTGCACTCCGAGTCTTACCTTCAGCGATTTTTGATCGACGCCGGAGCCCTGGGTTGGCCGAATGGATTGGAGCTTTCGCCGATGCGGCTTTATGAGTTGTGTGAGGCGCGGGAAGCGGCTTGA